One bacterium genomic region harbors:
- the nuoF gene encoding NADH-quinone oxidoreductase subunit NuoF: protein MEKILLPDIKDLHLVDVYISNGGYVAAKKAFTQTPDEIIDQVKKSGLRGRGGAAFLCGLKWSFMPKTTDKPKYLCINGDESEPGSFKDRQIFEFNPHQMIEGAIITCYAIGAKTAYVYIRGEYHKWIKLLQKAIDDAYVKGYLGEKMKETFGTSFTCDLYIHKGAGAYICGEESSLMNSLEGKRGYPRVKPPFPAQNGLWGCPTTINNVETIANVPKIIENGWEWFSKIGHPKHPGTLLFGVSGHVNKPGVYELPTGTLLTEIIYNYAGGVPNNKKVLCVIPGGTSMPPIRGDKLEGVKMDAESLKEVGSAIGTGGVIVMDEDTDLVKVLARIAHFYHHESCGQCTPCREGTGWLEKILKRIIAGNGSTNDLDLLITVANQIEGNTICALGEAAAWPVKFMVERFRDYFEARVSKEISLPVANKVHSMRETAFPLADVKN, encoded by the coding sequence ATGGAAAAAATTCTCCTTCCCGATATAAAAGATCTTCACTTAGTTGATGTTTACATTTCCAACGGTGGATACGTTGCTGCAAAGAAAGCATTCACTCAAACTCCTGATGAAATAATTGACCAGGTTAAAAAATCCGGATTGAGAGGAAGAGGCGGCGCTGCGTTTTTATGTGGACTGAAATGGAGCTTCATGCCGAAGACCACAGATAAACCAAAATATCTTTGCATCAACGGCGATGAAAGTGAACCAGGTTCATTCAAAGACAGACAAATTTTTGAATTCAATCCTCACCAGATGATTGAAGGAGCGATAATTACTTGTTATGCGATCGGTGCGAAGACAGCTTACGTTTATATAAGAGGTGAATATCACAAGTGGATAAAGTTATTGCAAAAAGCAATTGATGATGCTTACGTAAAAGGTTATCTCGGCGAGAAGATGAAAGAAACTTTTGGAACGAGCTTCACCTGCGATTTATACATTCACAAAGGTGCGGGCGCGTACATTTGTGGTGAAGAATCTTCTCTGATGAATTCGCTGGAAGGGAAGAGGGGATATCCGAGAGTTAAACCTCCATTCCCCGCACAAAATGGTTTGTGGGGCTGTCCAACTACAATCAACAATGTTGAAACAATTGCAAACGTTCCGAAGATAATTGAAAATGGATGGGAATGGTTCTCTAAAATTGGTCATCCGAAACATCCCGGAACTCTGTTATTCGGTGTTAGCGGACACGTTAACAAACCCGGTGTTTATGAACTTCCAACCGGAACTTTACTTACTGAAATCATTTACAATTATGCTGGCGGAGTTCCAAACAATAAAAAAGTTTTGTGTGTAATTCCAGGCGGAACCTCTATGCCTCCAATTCGTGGCGATAAATTAGAAGGCGTTAAAATGGATGCTGAATCGCTGAAAGAAGTTGGTTCTGCAATTGGTACTGGCGGAGTGATTGTGATGGATGAAGATACAGACCTCGTAAAAGTTTTAGCAAGAATAGCTCACTTCTATCACCACGAAAGTTGTGGACAATGCACTCCCTGCCGTGAGGGAACCGGATGGCTTGAAAAAATTCTGAAAAGAATTATTGCCGGTAATGGTTCTACAAATGATCTCGATTTACTTATCACAGTTGCAAACCAGATTGAAGGAAACACGATCTGCGCACTTGGTGAAGCTGCTGCCTGGCCGGTTAAATTTATGGTTGAAAGATTCCGTGATTATTTTGAAGCGAGAGTTAGCAAAGAGATAAGTCTGCCTGTTGCAAACAAAGTCCACTCAATGAGAGAAACTGCTTTCCCGCTTGCGGATGTGAAGAATTAG
- a CDS encoding intradiol ring-cleavage dioxygenase, whose protein sequence is MSITFKILNYFLLILTVSSCMEAQQNRPEVQALKNDDCDDPDADIECYFINMPENLISTMIIPAEGETADELIISGTIFKVDGKTPYPNVILYAYHTDSKGYYSKSGNETGVQKWHGKLHGWCKTDSAGRYTIKTIRPAPYPGNLFPAHIHASIKTPDGSYFHINDYVFKDDPLVNKKYESALPYEIGGTGIIELKKMDNTWIGQRDIILED, encoded by the coding sequence ATGTCAATCACATTTAAAATATTAAATTACTTTCTGCTGATACTAACTGTTTCATCGTGTATGGAAGCACAACAGAATCGACCTGAGGTTCAGGCATTAAAAAATGATGACTGCGATGACCCGGATGCTGATATCGAATGTTATTTTATTAATATGCCGGAAAATCTTATTAGCACAATGATCATACCTGCTGAAGGTGAAACTGCTGACGAGCTGATTATTTCCGGAACAATTTTTAAAGTCGATGGAAAAACTCCTTATCCTAATGTAATTCTTTATGCTTACCACACAGACAGCAAAGGATACTATTCAAAGAGCGGAAATGAAACCGGCGTTCAAAAATGGCACGGCAAATTGCATGGTTGGTGTAAAACAGACAGTGCAGGACGTTATACGATTAAAACTATCAGACCTGCACCTTACCCCGGTAATTTATTCCCTGCTCATATTCATGCATCTATAAAAACACCCGATGGTTCTTACTTCCACATCAATGATTATGTATTTAAGGACGATCCACTGGTTAATAAAAAATATGAATCCGCTTTACCATATGAAATCGGTGGGACAGGAATAATTGAGTTGAAGAAAATGGATAATACCTGGATTGGGCAACGTGATATTATTTTGGAAGATTGA
- a CDS encoding carbonic anhydrase, with the protein MKNNLYISIYLLIVAMISGACIEQMEEKEKLNPSAGIDTSLITEVMTAEKQAKLTPDLVIQALIDGNNRFVTGKMRNRDYREQVRQKAAGQYPKAVVLSCLDSRVPVEYVFDQGVGDIFVGRIAGNIVNEDILGSMEFACKVSGAKLIVLVGHQNCGAVKSAIDDVKLDNITILLSKIKPAVEMSQDFEGEKTSKHDEFVRYVSENNIRYNIEQIRMKSPILNEMEVKGEIKIVGMYYNLTDGKIEVVN; encoded by the coding sequence ATGAAAAATAATTTATACATATCGATATACTTATTAATTGTTGCAATGATCTCCGGTGCCTGCATTGAGCAAATGGAGGAAAAGGAAAAATTAAATCCTTCAGCAGGTATTGATACGTCTCTGATCACTGAAGTTATGACTGCGGAGAAACAAGCTAAACTAACTCCAGACCTGGTTATTCAAGCTCTTATTGATGGGAACAACCGTTTTGTAACCGGAAAAATGAGGAACAGAGACTACCGCGAACAAGTCCGCCAGAAAGCCGCGGGACAATATCCAAAAGCAGTTGTACTAAGTTGCCTCGACAGCCGGGTTCCCGTTGAATATGTTTTTGATCAGGGTGTTGGAGATATATTCGTTGGAAGGATTGCCGGAAATATTGTGAATGAGGATATATTAGGCAGCATGGAGTTTGCCTGCAAAGTTTCCGGTGCTAAATTAATTGTTCTTGTTGGTCATCAGAATTGCGGAGCTGTAAAATCAGCAATCGATGATGTTAAATTGGATAACATTACGATTTTGCTGTCTAAGATCAAACCAGCTGTAGAGATGAGTCAGGATTTCGAAGGTGAAAAAACTTCTAAACATGATGAGTTTGTTCGATATGTTTCTGAAAACAATATCAGGTATAACATTGAACAAATCCGGATGAAAAGTCCTATACTGAATGAGATGGAAGTGAAGGGGGAAATAAAAATTGTCGGGATGTATTACAATTTAACTGACGGAAAGATAGAAGTCGTAAATTGA
- a CDS encoding ferritin yields MLTKKMQDALNKHLNEEFFSSYMYLSMSAYFEEKNFKGFANWFRIQSQEEYMHAMKFYSFIIQAGGDVSLKEIGAPKTNWKSVTDAFKDTLAHEKKITGLIHKLVEQAMLAKDYATNNFLQWFVTEQVEEEATVEEILHKLEMIGDNKGGLYMLDRELGARAAGG; encoded by the coding sequence ATGTTAACAAAAAAGATGCAGGATGCACTTAACAAACATCTGAATGAGGAATTCTTTTCTTCATACATGTACCTATCGATGTCCGCTTATTTCGAAGAAAAAAATTTTAAGGGATTTGCCAACTGGTTCAGGATACAGTCACAGGAAGAATATATGCACGCAATGAAATTTTATTCTTTCATAATTCAGGCGGGTGGAGATGTTTCACTGAAGGAAATTGGTGCACCAAAAACAAATTGGAAATCTGTTACAGATGCATTTAAAGACACTCTGGCACACGAGAAAAAAATCACAGGATTAATTCACAAGCTTGTTGAACAAGCGATGCTGGCAAAAGATTACGCAACAAATAACTTCCTGCAGTGGTTTGTCACCGAACAAGTTGAAGAAGAAGCAACGGTAGAAGAAATTCTTCATAAGCTTGAAATGATTGGCGATAATAAAGGTGGATTGTATATGCTGGATAGAGAGTTGGGTGCGAGAGCAGCTGGTGGGTGA
- the gap gene encoding type I glyceraldehyde-3-phosphate dehydrogenase, translating into MAVKVAINGFGRIGRLILRSMAEKGVLGKEIDVVALVDVVNDAKYFAYQLKYDSVHGTFKGEFSSKKSKPDLEHDDILVVNGDETKCVLATKDPSQLPWKELGVDIVIESTGLFTDSEKAKGHLTAGAKKVLISAPGKGDVKTVVMGVNDNELKSEHKIISNASCTTNCLAPVVHVLLKEGIGVEVGIMTTIHAYTATQKTVDGPSKKDWRGGRAAAINIIPSTTGAAKAVGEVLPSTKGKLTGMSFRVPTANVSVVDLTFRSVKETSIKEIDELLKKASKTYMNGILGYTEEELVSTDFNHDERSSIYDSLATMQNNFKDEKRFFKIVTWYDNEWGYSNRCVDLLMKMTNM; encoded by the coding sequence ATGGCTGTAAAAGTAGCAATAAATGGATTCGGAAGAATTGGAAGATTAATCCTTCGTTCAATGGCTGAAAAGGGTGTACTCGGAAAAGAAATAGATGTTGTAGCTCTTGTTGATGTCGTTAACGATGCAAAATATTTTGCTTATCAGTTGAAATATGATTCTGTCCATGGAACCTTTAAAGGTGAATTTAGTTCGAAGAAAAGTAAACCAGATTTAGAACACGACGACATTCTCGTTGTTAATGGCGATGAAACAAAATGTGTACTTGCAACAAAAGATCCTTCACAGCTTCCATGGAAAGAGTTAGGTGTTGATATTGTAATCGAATCAACCGGTCTTTTCACTGATTCAGAGAAAGCAAAAGGACATTTAACAGCAGGTGCAAAAAAAGTTTTAATTTCAGCTCCGGGTAAAGGTGATGTAAAAACCGTTGTAATGGGGGTTAATGATAATGAGCTGAAATCAGAACATAAAATTATTTCAAACGCATCATGTACAACCAACTGTCTAGCTCCTGTCGTTCACGTTTTATTGAAAGAGGGAATTGGAGTTGAAGTTGGAATTATGACAACCATCCACGCTTACACAGCAACTCAAAAAACAGTTGACGGACCTTCAAAGAAGGATTGGAGAGGTGGTCGTGCTGCTGCAATAAATATTATTCCATCAACAACCGGTGCTGCAAAAGCTGTTGGTGAAGTGCTGCCATCAACAAAAGGTAAGCTAACCGGAATGTCTTTCCGAGTTCCGACTGCAAATGTTTCTGTTGTCGATTTAACTTTCCGCTCAGTAAAAGAAACGTCAATCAAAGAAATTGATGAGCTATTGAAGAAAGCTTCAAAAACTTATATGAATGGAATTCTTGGTTATACAGAAGAAGAGCTTGTATCTACTGATTTCAATCACGATGAACGTTCTTCAATTTATGATTCACTTGCTACAATGCAGAATAACTTCAAGGATGAAAAAAGATTCTTTAAAATTGTTACATGGTATGATAACGAATGGGGTTATTCTAACAGATGCGTTGACTTGCTGATGAAGATGACCAATATGTAA
- a CDS encoding phosphoglycerate kinase — MNKLSIDKVDLKNKRILVRVDFNVPLDDKLNVTNDIRIVESLPTIKKIISAGGKTILMSHLGRPKGERKPEFSLKPAAERLGKLLGKEVKLAPDCIGAETEMLVNEMKSGDVVLLENLRFHKQEEKNDSEFAKHLANLGDVYINDAFGSAHRAHASTEGVTKYIKTCAAGYLMQKELDYLGSALASPKRPYCAILGGAKISGKIDVINNLLDKVDTLIVGGGMAFTFFKAQGKEIGKSLLEEEKLDLAKELLEKVKSSKIKFLLPVDVVVAEEFKNESPSSVVDVDKIPADKMGLDIGPKSVKLFSDELLKSKTIVWNGPMGVFEMPNFAKGTFAVAETLANATESGAITVIGGGDSAAAIADAGLEKKVSHVSTGGGASLEFLEGKVLPGVAALTDA, encoded by the coding sequence ATGAACAAACTTTCAATAGATAAAGTAGATTTAAAAAATAAAAGAATCCTCGTCCGCGTTGACTTCAACGTTCCACTGGATGATAAATTGAATGTTACTAATGACATCAGGATTGTTGAATCACTTCCAACAATTAAAAAGATAATATCAGCTGGTGGCAAAACTATTTTGATGAGTCATCTTGGAAGACCAAAAGGTGAACGTAAACCTGAATTCAGTTTGAAACCTGCTGCGGAGAGACTTGGCAAATTGCTTGGTAAGGAAGTAAAACTCGCTCCTGATTGTATTGGTGCAGAGACTGAAATGCTCGTAAACGAGATGAAATCCGGTGATGTTGTTCTGCTTGAAAATCTTCGTTTCCATAAACAGGAAGAAAAAAATGATTCCGAGTTTGCAAAGCACTTGGCCAATCTCGGCGATGTTTACATTAACGATGCATTCGGCAGCGCCCACAGAGCACATGCTTCAACTGAAGGTGTTACAAAGTATATCAAAACTTGTGCAGCCGGTTATCTAATGCAAAAGGAATTGGATTATTTAGGAAGTGCACTTGCAAGTCCTAAAAGACCGTACTGTGCAATTCTCGGTGGTGCAAAAATATCCGGTAAGATTGATGTAATAAATAATCTGCTTGATAAAGTAGATACTTTAATTGTTGGCGGCGGAATGGCATTTACTTTCTTCAAAGCTCAGGGAAAAGAAATTGGCAAGTCATTACTTGAAGAAGAAAAGCTGGATCTTGCAAAAGAACTTCTTGAGAAAGTTAAATCATCCAAAATTAAATTTCTGCTGCCAGTCGATGTTGTAGTTGCAGAAGAATTCAAAAATGAATCGCCTTCATCAGTTGTAGATGTTGATAAAATTCCTGCTGACAAAATGGGATTGGATATAGGCCCGAAGTCAGTTAAATTGTTTTCGGATGAATTACTGAAATCGAAGACGATAGTTTGGAATGGACCTATGGGAGTTTTCGAGATGCCGAATTTTGCAAAGGGTACCTTTGCTGTAGCTGAGACTCTTGCAAACGCAACTGAAAGCGGTGCCATAACAGTGATCGGCGGTGGTGATTCAGCCGCAGCGATTGCAGATGCAGGATTAGAGAAAAAAGTTTCTCACGTCTCAACAGGCGGTGGTGCATCTCTCGAATTCCTTGAAGGAAAAGTTCTTCCCGGTGTTGCAGCTTTGACTGATGCGTAG
- a CDS encoding rhomboid family intramembrane serine protease, which yields MWFALNPVQEGFNFQVWQLLTYQFMHGDFWHIFFNMLMLWMFGMEIENLLGSKKFLIYYLMCGVAAGLAQLFIAPLFSSPAPTIGASGAVYGILIAFGLMFPDRYILLIFPPIPVKAKYMIGFLLVVEFLSVNSAHSTVAHLAHLGGALAGFLFIMFDKNIDVPLKRMLNISSGYGSRSQFKNPFDGLADKFKRRREDIEEADYYDINQKKDSNEISQAEIDAILDKISQSGYQNLTEREKRILFEASKKMNR from the coding sequence ATGTGGTTTGCACTAAATCCAGTTCAGGAAGGTTTCAACTTTCAGGTATGGCAGCTTCTAACCTACCAATTTATGCATGGCGACTTTTGGCATATATTCTTTAATATGCTCATGCTCTGGATGTTCGGAATGGAAATTGAAAATCTTCTGGGATCAAAAAAATTTCTGATTTATTATCTAATGTGTGGAGTTGCTGCTGGCTTGGCTCAACTTTTTATTGCACCTTTGTTCTCAAGTCCTGCTCCTACCATTGGAGCGTCCGGCGCAGTATATGGTATCCTCATCGCTTTTGGTTTGATGTTTCCCGACCGTTATATTCTTTTAATCTTTCCGCCAATACCGGTGAAAGCAAAATATATGATAGGTTTTTTATTAGTAGTTGAATTTTTATCCGTTAACAGCGCTCATAGCACAGTTGCTCATCTTGCACATCTTGGAGGTGCTTTAGCAGGATTCTTATTTATTATGTTTGATAAAAACATTGATGTTCCACTCAAAAGGATGTTAAATATTTCTTCCGGGTACGGCTCACGCAGTCAATTCAAAAATCCTTTTGACGGTCTGGCTGACAAATTCAAACGGAGACGAGAAGATATTGAAGAAGCTGATTATTATGATATCAATCAGAAAAAAGATAGCAATGAAATTTCTCAGGCTGAAATAGATGCAATACTCGATAAGATAAGTCAATCAGGATATCAGAATTTGACTGAACGTGAAAAAAGAATCCTCTTCGAAGCCAGTAAGAAGATGAATCGATAA
- a CDS encoding DUF4296 domain-containing protein translates to MSIIQSQKFFILILILPFLILSCEKEPPISQEVFIKAYVDLLIIQDTTTTENFSPDSVKSLVLQRYNISSEKYDEMIDYYNSQPEKWTVFFDSATAYVERLRQETENQP, encoded by the coding sequence ATGTCAATAATTCAAAGTCAGAAATTTTTCATTCTCATTCTCATCCTTCCGTTTTTAATATTATCTTGTGAAAAAGAACCACCCATTTCGCAGGAGGTATTCATTAAAGCTTATGTGGATTTATTGATAATTCAGGATACTACAACAACGGAAAATTTCTCGCCCGATTCGGTTAAATCGTTAGTCCTGCAACGATATAACATTTCATCTGAAAAATATGATGAGATGATAGATTATTATAATTCCCAACCCGAAAAATGGACTGTGTTTTTTGACAGTGCTACTGCTTATGTTGAGAGATTGAGACAGGAGACTGAGAATCAGCCCTGA
- a CDS encoding RecQ family ATP-dependent DNA helicase yields MKDQVDALNKKKAVAAFINSTMSYSETEEVLNKIALGSIKLLYLAPERIDSLKFAERIKGLKPKFLFVDEAHCISEWGHNFRPSYLKIKEFIDHIGIKKVSAFTATATPEVRDDIVSQLGFKDEKIFVRGFERENLNIKVIHTKKKKEKCLEILNDIKGSAIIYTASRKKSEEIAEYLNVKGIKCNYYHAGLTAPERRRVQEEFISGNTEIISATNAFGMGIDKPDIRVVIHYNTPGSVESYYQEIGRTGRDGKESFCYLLHHDSDLTIQNFFILNSHPGKEIIQKIYKAICDYSSIAVGSLPEKELIVDREYISKYTASEITSGLLHTALRYLENSGYICSVSEYDKKDSIELLVSKDRLKEFIQKTHYKELAEVLVSLVREYGSNLFTSSIKFSSSVLAQKIMLPEQNLIESLSILDNMGIISFNKAIKENTVILTSPRVDADNLKLNFKLINESYLNSQKKLDKMVEFVFANECRFKNILNYFGESVSDYRCGKCDNCTSSGNLQESSKSYLAEIILETLEEASEPIPENFLINLLRGEKIKESAALSKHFGSCKNFSIAEMKGVIAYQVSKENITKTLGGKNYLSLPKLETKSNKKSTEKEKSAEEDMDLYLFNLLREVRKKASDRFMQSGYLICPDKILREVARLKPRSKAEMLSINGFNSRMFNKLGNEFLEAINSYKPNAILKSETKFSKELPKNIIETKKLLQKKYTLKEIAETIKLSEAVISMQIESIIEYEPDTDISSLIKKDVLQRIIEEVSKGFENLKDLKERLPSKISYPEIRIAVAKFRADSQSPVSISQHKQ; encoded by the coding sequence ATGAAAGATCAGGTTGATGCATTAAATAAAAAGAAAGCGGTAGCTGCATTCATCAACAGCACAATGAGTTACTCCGAAACTGAGGAAGTTCTGAACAAAATAGCTCTCGGAAGTATAAAGCTTCTCTACCTTGCACCTGAAAGAATTGATAGTCTTAAATTCGCTGAAAGGATAAAGGGATTAAAACCAAAATTTTTATTTGTTGATGAAGCTCATTGTATAAGTGAGTGGGGACATAATTTCAGACCAAGTTATTTGAAGATTAAGGAATTCATTGATCATATTGGAATTAAAAAAGTTTCCGCATTTACTGCAACTGCAACTCCTGAAGTACGAGATGATATTGTTTCTCAGCTTGGATTTAAAGATGAGAAAATATTTGTTCGTGGATTTGAGCGAGAAAATCTGAATATCAAAGTAATTCACACAAAGAAGAAAAAAGAAAAATGTCTTGAAATATTAAATGACATTAAAGGCTCAGCAATAATTTATACCGCCTCCCGTAAAAAATCAGAAGAGATTGCTGAATATTTAAATGTTAAAGGAATTAAGTGTAATTATTATCACGCCGGTTTGACAGCTCCCGAGAGAAGAAGAGTTCAGGAAGAATTCATTAGCGGAAATACGGAGATCATTTCAGCGACTAATGCATTTGGAATGGGTATTGATAAGCCGGATATCAGAGTTGTAATTCATTACAACACTCCCGGCTCGGTTGAAAGTTATTACCAGGAAATTGGCAGAACAGGTCGTGATGGTAAAGAATCATTCTGCTACTTATTACATCATGATTCGGATCTTACGATCCAGAATTTTTTTATACTCAATTCGCATCCCGGCAAAGAGATCATTCAAAAAATTTATAAGGCAATTTGCGATTATAGCAGCATCGCTGTAGGAAGTCTTCCTGAAAAAGAACTGATTGTTGATAGAGAATACATCTCTAAATATACCGCCAGTGAAATAACATCCGGGCTTCTTCATACCGCATTACGATATCTTGAAAATTCCGGGTATATCTGCAGTGTCTCGGAGTATGATAAAAAAGATTCCATTGAATTGCTGGTAAGCAAAGATAGACTTAAGGAATTCATTCAAAAAACTCATTATAAGGAACTCGCTGAAGTTTTAGTTTCTTTAGTCCGTGAGTATGGAAGCAATCTGTTTACATCATCAATAAAATTTTCATCGTCAGTTCTTGCACAAAAGATTATGTTGCCCGAACAAAATTTAATTGAATCATTGAGCATACTTGATAACATGGGTATAATTTCTTTCAACAAAGCAATAAAAGAGAACACGGTAATTCTCACCAGTCCGCGGGTTGATGCTGATAATTTAAAACTTAACTTCAAATTAATTAATGAAAGCTATCTAAACTCTCAGAAGAAGCTTGATAAAATGGTTGAGTTTGTTTTTGCAAATGAATGCAGGTTTAAAAATATCCTTAATTACTTTGGCGAAAGTGTGTCGGATTACCGGTGCGGGAAATGTGATAACTGCACATCATCTGGTAATCTGCAGGAATCTTCAAAATCTTATCTCGCTGAAATAATACTTGAAACACTCGAAGAAGCCAGCGAACCAATTCCTGAAAATTTTTTAATTAATCTACTGCGTGGTGAAAAGATTAAAGAAAGTGCTGCTCTGTCTAAACACTTCGGCTCCTGCAAAAACTTTTCCATTGCAGAAATGAAGGGTGTAATTGCCTACCAGGTTTCAAAAGAAAATATAACTAAGACTTTGGGCGGTAAAAATTATTTGAGTTTACCGAAACTTGAGACTAAATCGAATAAAAAATCTACAGAAAAGGAAAAATCTGCTGAAGAGGACATGGATTTATATCTGTTCAATCTTCTTCGGGAAGTTAGAAAAAAAGCATCTGACAGATTTATGCAATCCGGTTACTTAATTTGTCCAGATAAAATCTTACGAGAAGTTGCCCGTTTAAAACCGAGAAGCAAAGCTGAAATGTTAAGCATTAACGGTTTTAACAGCAGAATGTTCAATAAGCTTGGCAATGAATTCCTTGAAGCGATTAATTCTTATAAACCAAATGCTATACTTAAATCTGAAACCAAGTTTTCAAAAGAACTACCGAAGAATATTATCGAAACTAAAAAGCTTCTTCAGAAAAAATATACTTTAAAGGAAATTGCGGAAACGATCAAACTATCTGAAGCAGTCATCTCTATGCAAATTGAGTCAATAATAGAATATGAGCCGGATACGGATATCTCATCGCTGATTAAAAAAGATGTTCTGCAAAGAATAATTGAGGAAGTTTCAAAAGGGTTTGAAAACCTGAAAGATCTTAAAGAGCGGTTGCCTTCAAAAATATCTTATCCTGAAATAAGAATTGCAGTAGCAAAATTCAGGGCTGATTCTCAGTCTCCTGTCTCAATCTCTCAACATAAGCAGTAG
- a CDS encoding T9SS type A sorting domain-containing protein, whose amino-acid sequence MDLSIRTIQNPNTYFVATDIGVFLTQNDGTTWVELPNNLPNTVIMHLDYSHSNQMLRAGTHGRGVYEAFIDFQIPVELTSFTAEAEKNIVTLNWSTATEINNSGFEVERKLKNQEWDKIAFIPGKGTTTEIQNYSYSDDYSSLPYEGTVLYRLKQIDYDGTFEYSEQLAVNLTFVPSEYYVSQNYPNPFNPSTTIKYSLPVESQVKINIYNSLGEVIEDLVSKVQDSGNYEVIWSAQNYSSGIYYYSFEVISTDGLQSHREMKKIVYLK is encoded by the coding sequence ATGGATTTATCTATACGCACGATACAGAATCCAAACACTTATTTTGTTGCTACTGACATTGGTGTTTTTCTAACTCAAAATGATGGAACTACATGGGTTGAACTTCCGAACAATTTGCCGAATACAGTTATAATGCATCTTGATTATTCACACTCAAATCAAATGTTACGAGCAGGTACTCATGGCAGAGGTGTCTATGAAGCATTCATAGATTTTCAGATACCGGTTGAACTTACTTCATTCACCGCTGAAGCCGAAAAAAATATTGTTACACTGAATTGGAGTACTGCAACCGAAATAAATAACTCCGGCTTTGAAGTTGAGAGAAAACTAAAAAACCAGGAGTGGGATAAGATTGCATTTATTCCGGGTAAAGGAACAACAACTGAAATTCAGAACTACAGTTATTCGGATGATTATTCTTCGCTTCCTTATGAAGGAACCGTACTTTACAGGTTAAAACAAATTGATTACGACGGAACATTTGAGTATTCTGAACAACTTGCGGTTAACTTAACATTTGTTCCTTCAGAATATTATGTGTCACAAAACTATCCGAATCCTTTCAATCCATCTACGACAATAAAATATTCTTTGCCTGTTGAAAGCCAGGTTAAAATAAATATCTACAATTCACTTGGTGAAGTGATTGAAGATTTGGTTTCTAAAGTACAGGATTCAGGCAACTATGAAGTGATATGGAGTGCACAGAATTATTCTTCGGGAATTTATTATTACTCATTTGAAGTAATTAGCACTGATGGTTTACAATCTCACCGGGAAATGAAAAAGATAGTTTATTTGAAATAA